In one Nicotiana tomentosiformis chromosome 6, ASM39032v3, whole genome shotgun sequence genomic region, the following are encoded:
- the LOC104105246 gene encoding small ribosomal subunit protein uS19: MADVEADVTAGQPKKRTFKKFSYRGVDLDALLDMSTDELVKLFNARPRRRFQRGLKRKPMALIKKLRKAKREAPPGEKPEPVKTHLRNMIIVPEMIGSVIGIYNGKTFNQIEVKPEMIGHYLAEFSISYKPVKHGRPGIGATHSSRFIPLK, translated from the exons ATG GCGGATGTTGAAGCCGATGTGACGGCAGGACAGCCAAAGAAGAGGACGTTCAAGAAGTTTAGTTACAGAGGCGTCGATCTCGATGCTTTACTTGACATGTCCACTGACGAGCTTGTTAAGCTCTTTAATGCTCGTCCTCGCAGAAG GTTCCAGAGAGGTTTGAAGAGGAAGCCAATGGCCTTGATCAAGAAGCTGCGCAAGGCG AAACGTGAGGCTCCACCAGGGGAGAAGCCAGAGCCTGTCAAGACTCATCTGAGGAACATGATTATTGTTCCTGAGATGATTGGAAGTGTCATTGGAATCTACAACGGAAAGACGTTCAATCAGATTGAGGTCAAGCCTGAGATGATTGGTCACTATCTGGCTGAGTTCTCAATCTCATACAAGCCTGTCAAGCACGGGAGACCCGGTATTGGTGCTACTCACTCATCAAGGTTCATTCCTCTGAAGTAA
- the LOC104105245 gene encoding auxin-responsive protein IAA14, whose amino-acid sequence MEVSRKMDLNLKETELCLGLPGGEVRAAIADQNNIDSINKKRGFSETVDLKLNLQSNDSSGLDLKKDKMKNPSKETCNKDSAKPPAKAQVVGWPPVRSFRKNIMAQKGSSICEESENSKGGSSSAAFVKVSMDGAPYLRKVDLKMYKSYQQLSDALAKMFSSFTMGNYGAQGMIDFMNERKLMDLLNSSDYVPTYEDKDGDWMLVGDVPWQMFVDSCKRLRIMKGSEAIGLAPRAMEKCKSRS is encoded by the exons ATGGAAGTTAGCCGGAAAATGGACTTGAATCTCAAGGAAACTGAGCTATGTTTGGGACTGCCTGGTGGAGAAGTAAGAGCAGCTATTGCTGATCAGAATAATATTGATTCCATCAATAAGAAGAGAGGATTTTCTGAGACTGTTGATCTGAAACTCAACCTTCAATCCAATGATTCTTCTGGCTTAGATCTGAAGAAGGATAAAATGAAGAATCCTTCCAAGGAAACTTGTAACAAGGACTCAGCCAAACCACCGGCAAA GGCGCAAGTGGTGGGTTGGCCACCAGTGAGATCTTTTAGGAAGAACATAATGGCACAAAAAGGCAGCAGCATTTGTGAAGAAAGTGAGAATTCGAAGGGAGGAAGCAGCAGTGCAGCATTTGTGAAGGTCTCAATGGATGGCGCACCTTACCTTCGAAAGGTAGACTTGAAGATGTACAAAAGCTACCAACAACTCTCTGATGCTTTGGCCAAGATGTTCAGCTCCTTTACCATGG GTAATTATGGGGCCCAAGGAATGATAGATTTTATGAATGAGAGGAAACTGATGGATCTCCTCAACAGTTCTGACTATGTACCTACCTATGAAGATAAGGATGGGGACTGGATGCTCGTGGGAGATGTACCTTGGCA GATGTTTGTTGATTCATGCAAGCGTTTACGCATAATGAAAGGATCTGAAGCTATTGGACTTG CACCAAGAGCCATGGAGAAATGCAAGAGCAGGAGCTGA